A part of Paramisgurnus dabryanus chromosome 15, PD_genome_1.1, whole genome shotgun sequence genomic DNA contains:
- the gad1a gene encoding glutamate decarboxylase 1 isoform X2: protein MKICGFLQKNNNADDKSRIVGFFNDQQTSKSIFTQDNERESRYRRTEADFSNLYARDLLPSKNGEEYTIQFLLEVVDILTNYVRKTFDRSTKVLDFHHPHQLLEGMEGFNLELCDQPESLEQILVDCRDTLKYGVRTGHPRFFNQLSSGLDIIGLAGEWLTSTANTNMFTYEIAPVFVLMEQLTLMKMREIIGWPNGEGDGIFSPGGAISNMYSVMVARYKHYPEVKIKGMAAVPRLVLFTSEHSHYSIKKASAALGFGTENLILLNTDERGRVIPADLEAKVIDAKQKGFVPLFVNATAGSTVYGAFDPINEIADICEKYNMWLHVDGAWGGGLLMSRKHRHKLHGIERANSVTWNPHKMMGVPLQCSAILVREKGLLQGCNSMCAGYLFQPDKQYDVTYDTGDKVIQCGRHVDIFKFWLMWKSKGTIGFEKHIDRCLELSEYLYHKIKNREGYEMVFQGEPQHTNVCFWYIPPSLRGLPDGQEKRQRLHKVAPKIKAMMMECGTTMVGYQPQGNKVNFFRMVVSNPAATRSDIDFLIDEIERLGQDL from the exons ATGAAGATATGCG GATTCTTGCAGAAGAACAATAATGCTGACGACAAGAGTCGAATTGTCGGCTTTTTTAACGATCAGCAGACATCCAAGAGCATTTTCACCCAGGATAATGAGCGAGAGTCTCGCTACAGACGCACAGAGGCAGACTTCTCAAATCTATACGCAAGGG ATCTGCTTCCTTCCAAAAATGGAGAGGAGTATACAATCCAGTTTCTTCTGGAGGTTGTAGACATCCTGACTAACTATGTGCGGAAGACCTTCGACAGATCCACCAAAGTGCTGGATTTTCATCATCCCCATCAGCTGCTGGAGGGAATGGAGGGATTTAACTTAGAGCTGTGTGATCAGCCAGAGAGCCTGGAGCAGATCCTGGTGGACTGCAGAGATACACTTAAATATGGAGTTCGGACAG GTCACCCTAGGTTTTTTAACCAGCTGTCTTCAGGTCTAGACATCATAGGTTTAGCTGGAGAGTGGCTAACATCTACGGCTAATACAAACAT GTTCACATATGAAATTGCACCAGTGTTCGTTCTAATGGAGCAACTAACCCTGATGAAGATGCGAGAGATTATCGGCTGGCCAAATGGAGAGGGAGATGGGATATTTTCTCCAG GAGGAGCGATCTCAAACATGTATAGCGTGATGGTGGCACGGTACAAGCATTACCCTGAAGTTAAAATCAAAGGCATGGCTGCGGTTCCCAGGCTGGTGCTCTTCACCTCAGAACAT AGTCACTACTCTATAAAGAAGGCGAGTGCAGCGCTGGGATTTGGCACAGAGAATCTGATCTTACTGAACACAGATGAGAG AGGTAGAGTCATACCGGCTGACCTGGAGGCAAAGGTCATTGATGCCAAGCAGAAG GGATTTGTGCCGCTGTTTGTGAATGCAACAGCTGGATCGACTGTTTATGGTGCCTTTGATCCAATCAATGAGATCGCTGACATCTGTGAGAAATACAACATGTGGCTTCATGTAGAT GGAGCGTGGGGTGGAGGTCTGCTGATGTCCAGAAAACACAGACACAAATTACATGGCATCGAGAG AGCCAATTCTGTCACATGGAACCCTCACAAGATGATGGGCGTTCCACTACAGTGCTCCGCCATTCTGGTCCGCGAGAAG GGTCTTCTACAGGGTTGCAACTCCATGTGTGCTGGATATCTCTTTCAGCCCGACAAACAGTATGATGTCACGTATGACACGGGGGATAAGGTCATACAGTGTGGTCGCCACGTCGACATCTTTAAATTCTGGCTCATGTGGAAGTCAAAG GGCACCATTGGTTTTGAGAAACACATAGACAGATGTCTGGAGTTATCGGAGTATCTTTACCACAAGATAAAAAACCGTGAAGGATATGAGATGGTGTTTCAAGGAGAG CCCCAGCACACCAACGTGTGTTTCTGGTACATTCCTCCAAGCTTGCGGGGTCTGCCGGATGGACAGGAGAAAAGACAAAGACTCCACAAG GTGGCCCCTAAAATCAAGGCAATGATGATGGAGTGTGGGACAACCATGGTGGGCTACCAGCCTCAGGGTAATAAGGTCAACTTCTTCCGAATGGTTGTGTCCAATCCAGCTGCTACCAGGTCAGATATCGACTTCCTCATCGATGAAATAGAAAGACTGGGCCAGGATTTATAA
- the gad1a gene encoding glutamate decarboxylase 1 isoform X1: protein MAASVPSSTSSCGGDPDPNSTNLRPPSSNYDWSGVAHGCTRKLGMKICGFLQKNNNADDKSRIVGFFNDQQTSKSIFTQDNERESRYRRTEADFSNLYARDLLPSKNGEEYTIQFLLEVVDILTNYVRKTFDRSTKVLDFHHPHQLLEGMEGFNLELCDQPESLEQILVDCRDTLKYGVRTGHPRFFNQLSSGLDIIGLAGEWLTSTANTNMFTYEIAPVFVLMEQLTLMKMREIIGWPNGEGDGIFSPGGAISNMYSVMVARYKHYPEVKIKGMAAVPRLVLFTSEHSHYSIKKASAALGFGTENLILLNTDERGRVIPADLEAKVIDAKQKGFVPLFVNATAGSTVYGAFDPINEIADICEKYNMWLHVDGAWGGGLLMSRKHRHKLHGIERANSVTWNPHKMMGVPLQCSAILVREKGLLQGCNSMCAGYLFQPDKQYDVTYDTGDKVIQCGRHVDIFKFWLMWKSKGTIGFEKHIDRCLELSEYLYHKIKNREGYEMVFQGEPQHTNVCFWYIPPSLRGLPDGQEKRQRLHKVAPKIKAMMMECGTTMVGYQPQGNKVNFFRMVVSNPAATRSDIDFLIDEIERLGQDL from the exons ATGGCGGCGTCGGTACCCTCCTCCACCTCCTCCTGTGGCGGTGATCCAGACCCCAACTCGACAAATTTACGGCCACCCTCCTCAA ATTATGACTGGAGTGGAGTAGCACACGGCTGTACGAGAAAGCTTGGAATGAAGATATGCG GATTCTTGCAGAAGAACAATAATGCTGACGACAAGAGTCGAATTGTCGGCTTTTTTAACGATCAGCAGACATCCAAGAGCATTTTCACCCAGGATAATGAGCGAGAGTCTCGCTACAGACGCACAGAGGCAGACTTCTCAAATCTATACGCAAGGG ATCTGCTTCCTTCCAAAAATGGAGAGGAGTATACAATCCAGTTTCTTCTGGAGGTTGTAGACATCCTGACTAACTATGTGCGGAAGACCTTCGACAGATCCACCAAAGTGCTGGATTTTCATCATCCCCATCAGCTGCTGGAGGGAATGGAGGGATTTAACTTAGAGCTGTGTGATCAGCCAGAGAGCCTGGAGCAGATCCTGGTGGACTGCAGAGATACACTTAAATATGGAGTTCGGACAG GTCACCCTAGGTTTTTTAACCAGCTGTCTTCAGGTCTAGACATCATAGGTTTAGCTGGAGAGTGGCTAACATCTACGGCTAATACAAACAT GTTCACATATGAAATTGCACCAGTGTTCGTTCTAATGGAGCAACTAACCCTGATGAAGATGCGAGAGATTATCGGCTGGCCAAATGGAGAGGGAGATGGGATATTTTCTCCAG GAGGAGCGATCTCAAACATGTATAGCGTGATGGTGGCACGGTACAAGCATTACCCTGAAGTTAAAATCAAAGGCATGGCTGCGGTTCCCAGGCTGGTGCTCTTCACCTCAGAACAT AGTCACTACTCTATAAAGAAGGCGAGTGCAGCGCTGGGATTTGGCACAGAGAATCTGATCTTACTGAACACAGATGAGAG AGGTAGAGTCATACCGGCTGACCTGGAGGCAAAGGTCATTGATGCCAAGCAGAAG GGATTTGTGCCGCTGTTTGTGAATGCAACAGCTGGATCGACTGTTTATGGTGCCTTTGATCCAATCAATGAGATCGCTGACATCTGTGAGAAATACAACATGTGGCTTCATGTAGAT GGAGCGTGGGGTGGAGGTCTGCTGATGTCCAGAAAACACAGACACAAATTACATGGCATCGAGAG AGCCAATTCTGTCACATGGAACCCTCACAAGATGATGGGCGTTCCACTACAGTGCTCCGCCATTCTGGTCCGCGAGAAG GGTCTTCTACAGGGTTGCAACTCCATGTGTGCTGGATATCTCTTTCAGCCCGACAAACAGTATGATGTCACGTATGACACGGGGGATAAGGTCATACAGTGTGGTCGCCACGTCGACATCTTTAAATTCTGGCTCATGTGGAAGTCAAAG GGCACCATTGGTTTTGAGAAACACATAGACAGATGTCTGGAGTTATCGGAGTATCTTTACCACAAGATAAAAAACCGTGAAGGATATGAGATGGTGTTTCAAGGAGAG CCCCAGCACACCAACGTGTGTTTCTGGTACATTCCTCCAAGCTTGCGGGGTCTGCCGGATGGACAGGAGAAAAGACAAAGACTCCACAAG GTGGCCCCTAAAATCAAGGCAATGATGATGGAGTGTGGGACAACCATGGTGGGCTACCAGCCTCAGGGTAATAAGGTCAACTTCTTCCGAATGGTTGTGTCCAATCCAGCTGCTACCAGGTCAGATATCGACTTCCTCATCGATGAAATAGAAAGACTGGGCCAGGATTTATAA